From Wolbachia endosymbiont (group A) of Longitarsus flavicornis, the proteins below share one genomic window:
- a CDS encoding phytanoyl-CoA dioxygenase family protein codes for METLQKNGFFIIKNLVPLELITQSLSDITNKISKLSQELSVSTSDYLNCTGRWGTSSQVTRIVSQVLDKIIKNYLEKSLQCQILQKKSNVICKTADLIDAVPFHQDISYSFNDPYHFSVWLALNNVNKTSGALQVIEDSHNWKIQPLVDFWHPYFLDQYSDNRENYKIKSLPISAGDAIVFDSRLWHGSDKNIDAKDRFAYVTRWVVKDKSLPCVPKPQPSVFGILNCGALTEFILREYLSLFRRQESIKIKNMEELIKSWLAFITDTTTNISEVNTAEAKRDLYKLLILNQASALHDAGDISGKIYKNLWFSLLVFLNKKVNVVELAL; via the coding sequence ATGGAAACATTACAAAAAAATGGTTTTTTTATTATCAAAAATCTGGTTCCTTTAGAGCTAATAACTCAGTCTTTAAGTGATATAACAAATAAGATATCAAAGCTATCCCAAGAACTAAGTGTTTCAACTTCTGACTACTTAAACTGTACCGGCAGATGGGGCACGTCATCTCAGGTAACTAGAATTGTATCTCAAGTATTAGATAAAATTATTAAAAATTATCTTGAAAAGTCACTTCAATGCCAGATACTGCAGAAAAAATCAAATGTTATATGTAAAACTGCTGATTTAATAGATGCAGTTCCCTTCCATCAGGACATCTCTTATAGCTTTAATGACCCTTATCATTTTTCTGTTTGGCTAGCTTTGAATAATGTCAATAAAACTTCAGGTGCACTACAAGTTATAGAAGATAGTCACAACTGGAAAATACAGCCTCTAGTTGATTTTTGGCATCCATACTTTTTGGATCAATACTCGGATAACCGGGAAAATTATAAAATTAAGTCACTACCTATTTCAGCAGGAGATGCGATAGTTTTTGATTCACGGTTATGGCATGGTAGTGATAAGAATATAGATGCTAAAGATAGGTTTGCTTATGTTACGAGATGGGTTGTAAAAGATAAAAGTCTTCCTTGTGTGCCAAAACCTCAGCCTTCAGTTTTTGGTATATTAAACTGTGGTGCATTAACAGAATTTATACTGAGAGAATACTTATCATTATTTCGTCGCCAGGAAAGTATAAAAATAAAAAATATGGAAGAACTTATTAAGAGCTGGTTAGCCTTTATTACAGACACAACTACAAATATTTCTGAGGTCAACACTGCTGAAGCTAAGCGAGATTTATATAAACTACTTATTCTGAATCAAGCGTCAGCACTACATGATGCTGGAGACATTTCAGGAAAAATATACAAAAATTTATGGTTTTCACTGCTTGTATTTCTCAATAAAAAAGTCAATGTGGTGGAGCTAGCATTATAA
- a CDS encoding MFS transporter, with protein MNFVFFQYLLFFFGYVLLYFSRQSIPIALPLLIDTDHVKLSYFFACFSFFYGVSKFFNGIIMDFKDNPLFMFGLCNIVTGISTIGIILSYNNLTLLLLTLILLAWAQGVGWPAITKFMITNSSISSIASLWGVMSASQQLGSCLTLIVLPSIIKIYGVKSAFLYSGLLCLLFGIYITLKAYYRESTTPTIYKVQKPKIGIKVTSSIWFLCYATFCTYIIKMGIFFWFPIILKDRLQISLVQSSLITGVYDLGGILGTLITGRISDMYFFQNRSLLALLYMLGIALTFIGMNFCQNIVLMSLGAALSGFFIFGVQVLTGVIAVDIAPQNNVCTIVSLTGLFGYIASSIFSCVVLGLLVECFGNNMMFSFFFICSVIISICFCVLSSRNLKQLHKVDIGNIS; from the coding sequence GTGAACTTTGTTTTCTTTCAATATTTACTATTCTTTTTTGGATATGTGCTACTTTACTTCTCAAGGCAGAGTATACCAATTGCTCTACCACTGTTAATAGATACTGACCATGTAAAATTAAGCTATTTTTTTGCCTGCTTTTCTTTTTTTTACGGAGTATCGAAATTCTTTAACGGGATAATCATGGACTTCAAAGATAATCCATTATTTATGTTTGGGCTATGCAATATTGTAACTGGAATATCAACCATTGGTATAATTTTATCATACAATAACCTAACCTTATTACTGTTAACATTGATATTATTAGCTTGGGCACAAGGAGTAGGTTGGCCAGCTATTACCAAGTTTATGATTACAAACTCTAGTATCTCTTCAATTGCATCATTGTGGGGGGTTATGAGTGCATCTCAGCAACTTGGTTCTTGCCTTACTTTAATTGTGTTACCAAGTATAATCAAAATATATGGTGTAAAAAGTGCATTTTTGTATTCTGGCCTCTTATGCTTACTTTTTGGAATTTACATAACATTAAAAGCATATTACAGAGAAAGTACTACTCCTACTATCTATAAGGTGCAGAAACCTAAAATTGGCATTAAGGTGACAAGTTCCATATGGTTTCTATGTTATGCTACTTTTTGTACTTATATTATAAAAATGGGAATCTTCTTTTGGTTTCCTATAATTTTAAAAGATAGATTACAAATCTCTCTTGTACAATCCTCACTAATCACAGGTGTCTATGATTTGGGTGGAATCCTTGGAACTTTAATCACAGGAAGAATTAGTGATATGTATTTCTTTCAAAATAGAAGTTTGCTAGCATTACTTTACATGCTGGGTATAGCACTCACTTTTATTGGAATGAACTTTTGTCAAAACATAGTTCTTATGAGTCTTGGTGCAGCTTTATCAGGATTTTTTATATTTGGAGTACAAGTACTAACAGGTGTTATAGCTGTAGACATTGCTCCACAAAATAATGTATGTACAATTGTAAGCTTGACAGGATTATTTGGGTATATTGCAAGTTCAATATTTTCATGTGTAGTTTTAGGGTTACTTGTGGAATGTTTTGGTAATAACATGATGTTCTCATTCTTCTTTATTTGTTCTGTTATTATATCCATTTGCTTTTGCGTATTATCAAGCAGGAACCTAAAACAACTGCATAAAGTTGACATAGGGAATATTTCTTAA
- a CDS encoding threonine aldolase family protein has protein sequence MEKTIDLRSDTTTLQSSNVIHAISSAIVGDFAYGEDKSCNNLSEYCKQLFKVEEALFVTSGMLANRLAIASQTSPGDELITHYNYHVNFFDSAGNAKVNSIVFNCIRNNTGILDIDEVEYAINSKPRYKIFAQVSLVSIENSINGFNGKIYPFKKQVELYNFLKAHNISLHLDGARIFNAHAETNVALADYAKYVDTMSFSFTKGLGAPFGSMLMGKREIIEKAKKLQVWLGSGYHQIGYCANAAKYVLQNNISRLKEDNKLAKLFADKIKEIPHVKLILPYPETNIVSFSIKELNVTNEFFLSKCQAYGLLLFPWLESHIRAVVHLGIEEADIINAAEIIKEVVLNLV, from the coding sequence ATGGAAAAAACTATCGACCTGAGAAGTGACACTACAACTTTACAAAGCTCCAACGTTATACACGCAATAAGTAGTGCAATCGTTGGAGATTTTGCTTACGGTGAAGACAAAAGCTGTAACAACTTATCGGAATATTGTAAACAATTATTCAAAGTAGAAGAAGCATTGTTCGTAACCAGTGGTATGCTTGCAAATAGGTTAGCTATTGCCAGTCAAACAAGTCCTGGTGATGAACTAATTACTCATTATAATTATCATGTTAATTTTTTCGATAGTGCAGGCAATGCAAAAGTAAATAGTATAGTGTTTAACTGTATTAGGAATAATACCGGAATCTTAGATATTGATGAAGTAGAATATGCTATTAACTCTAAACCGAGATATAAAATTTTTGCTCAGGTGAGTCTAGTTTCTATAGAAAATAGTATAAACGGGTTTAACGGTAAAATTTATCCTTTTAAGAAACAAGTAGAGTTATATAATTTCTTAAAAGCTCACAATATAAGTCTTCATTTAGATGGTGCGAGAATATTTAATGCTCATGCTGAAACAAATGTTGCTTTAGCTGACTATGCTAAATATGTAGATACAATGAGCTTTTCTTTTACTAAAGGACTTGGAGCTCCTTTTGGTTCAATGCTTATGGGTAAAAGAGAGATAATTGAAAAGGCTAAGAAGTTACAGGTTTGGTTGGGGAGTGGTTATCATCAAATTGGGTACTGCGCTAATGCAGCAAAATATGTACTACAGAATAATATCTCTAGGCTTAAAGAAGATAATAAGCTCGCTAAATTGTTTGCAGACAAGATTAAAGAAATTCCACATGTAAAGCTGATACTACCTTATCCAGAAACTAACATAGTAAGCTTTAGTATAAAAGAACTAAATGTGACTAATGAGTTTTTTTTGAGTAAATGCCAAGCTTATGGTTTATTGCTCTTTCCTTGGCTCGAATCTCATATAAGAGCAGTTGTTCATCTTGGTATAGAGGAAGCAGACATAATAAATGCTGCTGAAATTATAAAGGAGGTTGTATTAAATTTAGTATGA
- a CDS encoding glycosyltransferase: MKILKVIHGYPPYYSAGSEVYSQTLAHELANNNEVQIFTRHENSFLPDFHYTTALDCSDSRILLNLINIPTTKYRYKFINEEVNIKFKRIIDNFQPDLIHFGHLNHLSITLPEVAFKENISTIFTLHDFWLMCPRGRFIQRNSEDLLRLCDGQKDQKCATQCYKGYFTGDEEFLNSDLNYWEQWVATRMKQTKKVVDYIDYFIAPSKFLMDKFTQDFNVPINKISYLDYGFDLNRLKNRNRVQEKEFIFGYIGTHTPEKGVDLLLKAFSHLSSKAKLRIWGAAREETKALKAIADQFPHAVKERIEWMGSYNNKNIVTDVFNKVDAIVVPSIWGENSPLVTHEAQQLSVPVITADYGGMAEYVRDGINGLLFKHRDTNSLSEKMQVLSTDQELYSELTQRGYLYTKNGNVLSISEHTEKLNKIYRNVIENKGKSVATKPGPWRITFDTNPDYCNFACVMCECFSPYSKVKEEKKAKGIKPKIMSIETIRKVIKEADGTPLREIIPSTMGEPLMYKSFDEIINLCHEFGLKLNLTTNGSFPIKGARKWAELLVPILSDVKISWNGATKETHERIMKGSKWEVVTENLKTFLEVRDKYFSDTGERCTVTLQLTFLESNLHELYDIVKMAIKNGIDRVKGHHLWAHFEEIKDLSMRRDELAISRWNTEVRRLYELRDNMLLPNGKKIKLENFTILSQEGIKDLAPGGQCPFLGKEAWINNEGKFSPCCAPDELRKTLGNFGNVNEVKLEEIWQSSEYLSLQKNYLNYKLCKTCNMRKPLIN; encoded by the coding sequence ATGAAAATATTAAAAGTTATTCATGGTTACCCTCCTTATTATAGCGCTGGTTCGGAGGTTTACAGCCAAACTCTTGCCCATGAACTAGCCAATAATAATGAGGTACAAATATTTACTAGGCATGAAAACAGCTTCTTACCTGATTTCCATTATACTACAGCTCTGGACTGTAGTGATTCCCGGATCTTACTGAATTTAATTAATATACCTACAACTAAATATCGTTACAAATTTATCAATGAAGAAGTAAATATAAAATTCAAAAGAATAATAGATAACTTTCAACCAGATCTTATACATTTTGGTCATCTTAATCATCTATCAATTACTTTACCAGAAGTTGCTTTTAAAGAAAATATATCTACAATTTTTACGCTACATGATTTTTGGTTAATGTGTCCAAGAGGAAGATTTATTCAACGTAATTCTGAAGATTTGTTACGGCTTTGTGATGGACAGAAGGATCAAAAATGTGCAACCCAATGTTACAAGGGGTATTTTACAGGAGATGAAGAATTCTTGAATTCAGACTTAAATTATTGGGAACAATGGGTTGCAACTAGAATGAAGCAAACAAAGAAAGTAGTGGACTATATAGATTACTTCATTGCTCCGTCAAAATTCTTAATGGATAAATTTACTCAAGACTTTAATGTTCCGATAAACAAAATTTCTTATCTTGATTATGGTTTTGATCTAAATCGTCTTAAGAATAGAAATAGGGTGCAAGAAAAAGAGTTTATTTTCGGTTATATAGGTACTCATACTCCCGAGAAAGGTGTTGACCTATTATTGAAGGCTTTTTCTCACTTATCATCTAAAGCAAAACTTAGAATTTGGGGAGCGGCAAGGGAAGAAACTAAAGCTTTAAAAGCAATTGCCGATCAGTTTCCACATGCTGTTAAAGAAAGGATAGAATGGATGGGAAGTTATAACAATAAAAATATAGTTACTGATGTATTTAATAAAGTTGATGCGATAGTTGTTCCTTCAATTTGGGGTGAAAATTCACCATTAGTCACACATGAAGCACAGCAACTGAGTGTACCAGTAATAACGGCTGATTATGGTGGCATGGCAGAATATGTAAGAGATGGAATAAACGGACTATTATTTAAGCATAGAGATACAAATAGTTTGTCAGAAAAAATGCAAGTCCTATCTACAGACCAGGAATTATACAGTGAACTGACCCAAAGAGGCTATCTTTATACTAAAAATGGTAATGTGCTTTCTATAAGTGAGCATACTGAGAAACTTAACAAAATTTACCGTAATGTTATTGAAAATAAAGGCAAATCAGTGGCTACAAAACCTGGTCCTTGGAGAATTACTTTTGATACTAATCCAGATTACTGCAACTTTGCTTGTGTAATGTGTGAATGCTTTTCACCATATAGTAAAGTTAAAGAGGAGAAGAAAGCTAAAGGGATAAAACCCAAGATAATGTCAATAGAAACTATCAGGAAGGTAATTAAGGAAGCAGATGGAACACCTTTAAGGGAAATCATTCCTTCTACTATGGGTGAGCCTTTAATGTATAAAAGCTTTGATGAAATAATCAATTTGTGCCATGAGTTCGGCCTTAAGCTTAACCTCACAACCAATGGTTCTTTTCCCATTAAAGGAGCTAGAAAATGGGCTGAACTATTGGTACCAATTTTATCTGATGTTAAGATTTCCTGGAATGGGGCAACTAAAGAAACTCATGAAAGAATCATGAAAGGTTCAAAATGGGAAGTAGTGACAGAAAATTTAAAAACTTTCCTTGAAGTTAGAGATAAATACTTTAGCGATACAGGTGAAAGGTGTACCGTTACTTTACAATTAACATTTTTGGAAAGTAATTTACATGAACTCTATGACATAGTTAAGATGGCCATAAAAAACGGCATAGATAGAGTTAAAGGACATCATCTTTGGGCACATTTTGAGGAAATTAAGGATCTATCTATGAGAAGAGATGAGTTAGCAATTAGTAGATGGAATACAGAGGTGAGAAGGTTATATGAGCTTAGAGATAATATGCTATTACCAAATGGTAAAAAGATAAAATTAGAAAATTTTACAATTCTTTCTCAAGAAGGTATTAAGGATTTGGCTCCAGGTGGTCAATGCCCATTTTTAGGTAAAGAAGCATGGATAAACAATGAAGGAAAGTTTAGTCCTTGCTGTGCTCCAGATGAACTCCGTAAGACATTAGGAAATTTTGGTAATGTTAATGAGGTTAAACTCGAGGAAATATGGCAGAGTAGTGAGTACCTAAGCTTACAAAAGAATTATTTAAATTACAAATTATGCAAAACATGCAACATGAGAAAACCTTTGATCAATTAA
- a CDS encoding ABC transporter ATP-binding protein: MNKSRVGSFKYILVFILNILSKFKLNVLVMFLVALVVAVDLSFRKYLVKNILDTAVKYQEGNVIENLLLPVSAYVCMALLITTAFRFYGYFVDIRMFTSMRQKIADMSFYRLLQQDHSYYQNNLSGSLVYKVSNLMDSVIELIRLLIDCFFSYSIALILAIYTLSLVNIKFAIATFIWVNIFILISVFSFRVLTRLADDHSKQSSQVIAGIADSILNVISVRLFSRQAHERHKFFQVCKKKTIAERKLQWAYFWLWFIYGYSFDLLQAVNLYFLIHDYQLNKIAIGDIALVLGINISIVEFLNHLTKNLTQFSAHFGKVLYALPILTTVPEIQDKKNAKELNILSRKITFNNVSFSYEGQKPLFQDFSVTINPCEKVGLIGYSGGGKSTFINLILRLFDVKKGNIQIDNQVVSEVTQSSLRQHISVIPQDPLLFHDTILANIMYGKLRSTVKEIMRAAKLAGIHDFIMTLPDQYETIVGEKGIKLSGGERQRIIIARAFLKNAPILFLDEPTSQLDSITEKTIQMSLFKLMENKTTITIAHRISTLLHMDRILVFDKGKIVQDGKHSELVCKKGLYKELWDAQIGCLNIKKENGKNYRPEK; the protein is encoded by the coding sequence ATGAACAAAAGTAGAGTTGGTAGTTTCAAGTATATATTGGTGTTCATTTTGAATATCTTATCCAAGTTTAAGCTTAATGTGCTTGTAATGTTCCTGGTTGCCCTAGTAGTGGCTGTTGATTTATCTTTTAGAAAGTATTTAGTAAAAAATATCTTAGATACAGCTGTAAAATATCAAGAAGGTAATGTAATTGAAAATCTTTTATTACCTGTAAGCGCTTATGTTTGTATGGCATTACTTATTACTACTGCTTTTAGATTCTATGGCTATTTTGTTGACATTCGAATGTTTACCTCAATGCGTCAAAAAATAGCTGATATGTCTTTTTACAGGCTGCTTCAGCAAGACCATTCCTATTATCAAAACAACCTATCCGGAAGTTTAGTATATAAGGTCAGTAACTTAATGGATAGTGTGATAGAGCTAATAAGACTGCTTATAGACTGTTTCTTTAGTTATAGTATAGCATTAATCTTGGCTATTTATACTTTATCACTAGTAAATATAAAGTTTGCAATAGCTACATTCATTTGGGTGAACATTTTTATTTTGATTTCGGTTTTCAGTTTTCGGGTGCTTACCAGATTAGCCGATGATCATTCTAAACAAAGTTCACAAGTAATAGCGGGTATAGCCGACAGTATTTTAAATGTTATATCAGTAAGGTTATTTTCTCGGCAAGCGCATGAGAGGCATAAATTTTTTCAAGTATGCAAGAAAAAAACTATTGCAGAAAGAAAATTACAATGGGCATACTTTTGGCTTTGGTTTATATATGGCTATTCATTTGACCTACTACAAGCAGTAAATTTGTATTTTTTAATCCATGATTATCAATTGAACAAAATTGCAATAGGAGATATTGCTCTTGTACTTGGAATTAATATATCCATTGTAGAGTTTCTTAACCATTTAACTAAAAATCTTACCCAATTTTCTGCTCACTTTGGCAAAGTTTTATATGCATTGCCAATCTTAACTACTGTACCGGAAATTCAAGATAAGAAAAACGCTAAGGAATTAAATATATTAAGCAGAAAGATAACATTTAATAATGTTTCTTTTTCTTATGAAGGTCAGAAGCCATTATTTCAAGATTTTTCAGTTACTATTAATCCTTGCGAAAAAGTAGGTCTAATTGGTTATTCTGGAGGTGGTAAATCTACTTTTATAAACCTAATCCTAAGACTATTTGATGTTAAAAAAGGTAATATACAGATTGATAATCAAGTAGTATCGGAAGTTACACAGAGTTCTTTGAGGCAGCACATATCTGTAATACCTCAAGACCCATTGTTATTTCATGATACTATTTTAGCAAATATTATGTATGGTAAACTTCGATCTACTGTCAAAGAAATAATGAGAGCTGCCAAGCTAGCTGGTATTCACGATTTTATTATGACTCTACCCGATCAATATGAAACTATAGTTGGAGAAAAAGGTATAAAGCTATCTGGAGGGGAAAGACAAAGAATAATCATAGCGAGAGCATTTCTAAAAAACGCTCCGATATTATTTCTCGATGAGCCAACTAGTCAGTTAGATTCTATAACAGAGAAAACAATTCAAATGAGTTTATTTAAGTTGATGGAAAATAAAACCACCATTACTATAGCACACCGTATTTCTACACTTTTACATATGGACCGAATTCTAGTATTTGACAAAGGAAAAATTGTCCAAGATGGTAAACATTCTGAACTAGTTTGCAAGAAAGGTCTTTATAAAGAACTTTGGGATGCTCAAATTGGCTGTCTAAATATCAAAAAAGAAAATGGAAAAAACTATCGACCTGAGAAGTGA
- a CDS encoding WG repeat-containing protein: MQNMQHEKTFDQLIKDNLKSIKISPCESFHELLGNPLYEDRFIKVGKFHEPGLAPVYDQTGAYHINVRGEAVYHHRFLKTFGFYFNRAAVEDDTGCYHIDSSGCRVYKQLYQWIGNYQEDICVVRRHDKCFHINLNGNRIYQEEYDYVGDFKDGIAVVYKDGKATHINHHGKLVHNKWYKKLNVFHKGYSIAEDQHGWFHIDINGDPVYQQRFKMVEAFYNGMAKVETFEGVLGQIDITGNVKFSIFDLGKESQVHRISAELSAFWKTYLTSVAIELDLLNILPATVPFLSKKLNIIVPNLERLLRALWEIGFIDYDKDKDLWQLSSKGKCFKEIPFLPKAATMWARVAAEKNWLKIADILKQKSISSFESFKEREASEDKKIAFYQALLGYSRFDTKEFNSRINIDGAKNILLFGVHSLFLAYSDIHNKGSIGLYNEHKVPRQLVENLKVKLITQEELSATNYELGVFCRFLQHYDDDKVLSYLKLVKGISRILLIETILDYRSPAGGSVDINVMVETGGKLRTLSDWEKILKQVKGFKIFAVIPLTDYLSVIDVRC; encoded by the coding sequence ATGCAAAACATGCAACATGAGAAAACCTTTGATCAATTAATCAAAGATAATCTTAAATCTATTAAAATTTCACCGTGTGAGAGTTTTCACGAATTACTAGGAAATCCTTTGTATGAAGATAGGTTTATAAAGGTTGGTAAATTTCATGAGCCCGGTCTTGCACCGGTTTATGATCAGACAGGTGCTTATCATATCAATGTAAGAGGAGAAGCAGTTTATCATCATAGATTTCTAAAAACTTTTGGATTCTACTTTAATAGAGCGGCCGTAGAAGATGATACAGGGTGTTACCATATTGATTCATCTGGATGTAGAGTATACAAACAGTTGTATCAATGGATTGGAAATTATCAGGAAGATATTTGTGTAGTTAGAAGACATGATAAATGTTTTCATATTAATTTAAATGGCAACAGGATTTATCAGGAGGAATATGATTATGTTGGAGATTTTAAGGATGGTATCGCTGTAGTCTATAAGGATGGTAAAGCTACACATATTAATCATCATGGAAAGTTAGTACATAATAAATGGTATAAAAAACTTAATGTTTTTCATAAAGGGTATTCTATTGCAGAAGATCAACATGGTTGGTTTCATATAGATATTAATGGTGATCCTGTTTACCAGCAGAGATTTAAAATGGTAGAAGCATTTTATAATGGGATGGCAAAAGTTGAAACTTTTGAAGGTGTGTTAGGACAAATCGATATTACCGGAAATGTAAAGTTTAGTATTTTTGATTTAGGTAAAGAATCTCAAGTGCATAGGATTTCTGCAGAACTTTCAGCCTTTTGGAAAACTTACCTAACAAGCGTTGCTATTGAACTTGATTTGTTAAATATTTTACCTGCAACTGTGCCGTTTTTATCTAAAAAGTTAAACATTATCGTACCAAATCTAGAAAGGCTGTTAAGGGCGTTGTGGGAAATAGGGTTTATTGATTACGATAAGGACAAGGACTTATGGCAACTATCATCAAAAGGTAAGTGTTTTAAGGAAATACCATTTTTGCCAAAAGCAGCAACGATGTGGGCAAGAGTTGCCGCTGAAAAGAATTGGTTAAAGATTGCCGATATACTAAAACAGAAGTCAATCTCTTCATTTGAATCTTTTAAGGAAAGAGAAGCATCAGAAGATAAGAAAATAGCGTTTTACCAAGCATTGCTAGGATATTCTAGGTTTGATACTAAAGAGTTTAATTCTAGGATTAATATAGATGGTGCTAAGAATATATTGCTATTTGGTGTACACTCTTTATTTCTTGCTTATTCTGATATACACAATAAAGGTTCCATAGGCCTATATAACGAACATAAAGTGCCAAGACAGTTAGTAGAAAATTTAAAAGTCAAACTTATAACTCAGGAAGAACTATCAGCTACAAATTATGAATTAGGTGTCTTTTGCCGCTTTCTACAGCATTATGATGATGATAAAGTATTATCTTATTTAAAATTGGTCAAAGGAATATCTCGTATTTTATTGATAGAAACTATTTTAGATTACCGCTCTCCAGCTGGAGGCTCTGTAGATATTAATGTCATGGTTGAAACAGGAGGTAAACTAAGAACATTAAGCGATTGGGAAAAAATACTCAAACAAGTAAAAGGATTCAAAATTTTTGCTGTTATACCTTTAACAGATTACTTATCAGTTATTGATGTCAGGTGTTAA
- a CDS encoding threonine aldolase family protein — protein sequence MRVKIDFFSDSNTNPSSEMREVMAKAKVGNEAACEDPTVNELIETTCKILGKPAGIFLISGTMCNVIAYKVHIQRPGDYLLLDETSHPLIVQSGLIAAQAHATPLPIKGTRGIFTGEQIVEFITRPSLRNVPKVGLVSVEQTTNFGGGAVWPLEYIQEISSLCKKNDVSSHLDGARLFNACAYAKISPKEYANYFDSVFIDFSKGLGAPMGAVLAGSEEFIEKAWYYKFQIGGGMHQAGIISAACLYALNNNMNSLIEDHKKMQHLIKGLSSIDQVIINIDLYKTNIAYFSLRTDCISAQELINILMTNYGIRMANIRGKIRVITHRDISCEDINTTISTIRKILNR from the coding sequence ATGAGAGTAAAAATAGATTTCTTTAGCGATTCAAACACTAATCCTTCATCTGAAATGAGGGAAGTAATGGCTAAAGCAAAAGTTGGAAATGAAGCTGCATGTGAAGATCCAACTGTAAACGAATTAATAGAAACCACATGTAAAATATTAGGTAAGCCAGCAGGAATATTTTTGATTTCGGGAACGATGTGTAATGTAATTGCTTATAAAGTGCACATTCAAAGACCTGGTGATTATTTGTTACTCGATGAAACTTCGCATCCATTAATAGTGCAATCTGGATTAATTGCAGCCCAGGCACATGCCACTCCTTTACCTATTAAAGGAACAAGAGGAATATTTACTGGAGAGCAAATCGTTGAGTTTATTACTCGTCCTAGCTTAAGGAATGTTCCAAAAGTTGGGCTTGTTTCTGTCGAACAAACAACGAATTTTGGTGGTGGAGCTGTGTGGCCTTTAGAGTATATTCAAGAGATCTCAAGTCTCTGCAAAAAGAACGACGTATCCTCTCATTTAGATGGAGCAAGGCTGTTCAATGCTTGTGCTTATGCTAAAATATCTCCAAAAGAATATGCAAATTATTTTGATTCGGTGTTTATTGATTTTAGTAAGGGATTAGGCGCTCCAATGGGTGCAGTATTGGCTGGAAGTGAAGAGTTTATTGAAAAAGCTTGGTACTATAAGTTTCAAATTGGCGGAGGTATGCACCAAGCTGGCATTATTTCAGCTGCATGTTTATATGCTCTCAACAACAACATGAATTCTTTAATAGAAGATCATAAAAAAATGCAGCACCTTATAAAAGGTCTTAGCTCTATAGATCAAGTTATAATCAATATTGACCTATACAAAACTAATATAGCGTATTTCTCATTACGTACTGATTGTATATCTGCTCAAGAATTAATAAATATACTAATGACAAATTATGGAATTAGGATGGCTAACATAAGAGGTAAAATCAGAGTTATAACACATAGAGATATAAGCTGTGAAGATATTAATACTACTATATCTACTATAAGAAAGATACTGAATAGGTAA